CAGATTTTGCAGATAACGCAGATTTTTAAAATTTCATGCAAACAAAAAGGTTTTCAAAAAATTGAAAACCTTCTTCCTAAACCAAATTAATATGAAAATTATTGCTTAATTAACTCAAAATATAAGTTAACGTCAACGTCTTTTGCTACACCTGCTCCCGTTGGATCATATTTGATGTTATAATCTAAACGGTTCACTTTAAATGTTGTCTGGAAACCAAGAATCTCTTTTCCCTGCTGATTTTTTGTAATTCCTCCGAATGTAACAGGAACTGTAATCTCTTTCGTTACGTCTTTGATTGTTAATTTCCCCTTCAACAGATAAGCATTAGTTCTTTTATCCTTCGCTATAGAAGTACTTTCAAATTTCATTTCGCCGTATGCTCCTGCATCAAAAAA
The sequence above is a segment of the Chryseobacterium sp. MYb264 genome. Coding sequences within it:
- a CDS encoding YceI family protein, giving the protein MKKIFLTFVFALLSTVSFAQNSWIVDPMHSSVNFNIKHMGISFVQGRFDTFTGKVITKGNTLDNATFDFTADANSINTGVEMRDKHLKSADFFDAGAYGEMKFESTSIAKDKRTNAYLLKGKLTIKDVTKEITVPVTFGGITKNQQGKEILGFQTTFKVNRLDYNIKYDPTGAGVAKDVDVNLYFELIKQ